The sequence below is a genomic window from Clostridium sp. BJN0001.
CAGCTTGCAGATTTAGTTTTTGTTTCTTCAAGAACAATTATTTCGCTTGAAAAAGGTCAATATAATCCATCAATTATGCTTGCATATAAAATAGCTTGTGTTTTTAATACAAGTATTGAAAATTTATATTGTTTAAAGGAGAATTTAGAAAATGAAAAAGATATATAATAAGAAGAAATTTTTTAGCGGAATAGTATTTTTAATATTAGCTGTAGTAACTTTTTTTGCAATGAGTATACCATCTATTGATAAAAGCGCTTTTAGAAGTATGGAATCAGTAGTAATTGGTATACTTTGCTTTTTATTTGGAATAACAGAAGTATATAGGAGTTTAAATAAGAAATGTACAAAAGAAGATAGACAAAATGATGATGAAAGAGAAAAATTAATTATTTAGATAAGGAAGGTAGGTGAAAATTATGGATAGAGAAAAATTATTATCTATGGATCCATATATGTTATTAAGTCTTGTTAATATGAAATTAAGAGATGAGTTTATTAATTTAAAGGATTTATGTTCGTACTATGGAATAAAGAATGAAGATCTTAAAGAAAAGCTAAAAAAAGTAGATTATGAATATAACGAAAAAAATAATCAATTCGTATAAGTGAATAATTTATTGATATGGGGGTATGAGTTTATGCAGCGATATTTAATACATGATTTAGAACCCAAAAATATTAAAAAATATTTAAGACAAGTTAAGGATATTACAGTGTTGTGATAAAGTAAAGTTGTAACATGAGTACCTAATAAATTATAATTTTATTAGGAAAAGGGGAATAGATTATGGTACAACATTTTGAGGAAGAAGTAAAAAGAAAAATAGTAGCTCTTCATGTTGAAGGAAGAACAATTAAAAGTTTAGTTGATGAATATAAAGTATCAAAGGCTAGTATTTCAAATTGGGTTAAGCAATACCGCAGCGAATGCCAGACAAACCAGGATTTAAAAAGCGAATATGATTATCTTACTGAAAATAAGAAGCTTAAGAAACAGCTTCAGGAAATGCAGAAGGAAAATGATTTCTTAAAAAAAGCAGCGGCATTCTTTGCAAAGGAAATCGATTGATGGTTTATCGATTTATTGATGATAATAAACAGCACTTCGGTGTACGATGGCTGCTTAGACGATTTAGTATCTATCCTAATGCATATTATAACTACAAAAAAGCAAGAAAACAGGCTTATAATGATAAGAAGAAGTCTATATATTCTACAATAGAAGAAATCTATCATGAAAATAATGGTGTATTAGGCTATAGAAATATGAAAATATTCTTAGAACGTAAGCATATATATTTAAGCTGCCAGATTGTCCATAAATACATGAATACTGACTTGAAGATATATTCTATAGTTCGTAAAAAGAAGCCTTCTTACAGACATGGAAAAGCGTACAAGAAATTTCCTAATTTGTTGAATCAAGATTTCGCAGCTGCAAAAATTAATGAAAAATGGTGCACTGATTTCACATATATTACACTTGCTAATGGTCAAAAAAGATATAACTGTTCAATCGTAGATCTGCATGACCGCTCAGTTGTTGCATCACTTAATGGTAAAGAAATCACGTCTGATTTGGCTATAAAAACAGTAAAAAAGGCATTCGCCGCGCAGCATATTACTAATAATGGTAATATATTACTTCATAGTGATCAAGGTACTCAATTCACGTCAAAGGAGTTTGTTAATTTCTGCAAAGGTAACGGTATAACGCAAAGTATGAGTAAGGCTGGTTATCCCTATGATAATGCACCTATGGAACGATATTTCAACACTCTTAAGAATGAATTGATAAATCTAAAATATTATCATAATGATAAAGAGCTTAATTCAGATATCGATAACTTTGCATACGTCTGGTACAACCACTTACGTCCACATACATTTAATAATGGTCTAACGCCATTTGAAGCAAGATATAAAAAAATTAGGTCAAAGTGTTACAAAAACACTTGACCACAACAGTGAAAATAAAAAATTATGGTGTAAAAATGGTGTAAAATCAAGATAAGTATTTAAAACTAGGTCGGGAAAACATAAAAAAATACCAGTACTTAAAACTCTTTAAGCACTGGTATCACTCAAATGGTGACCCATACGGGACTCGAACCCATGATTTCACCGTGAGAGGGTGACGTCTTAACCACTTGACCAATGGGCCATAACAATGTTTATTATAAGACCATTTAGTTTTTTTGTCAACAAAAAAATTAAAAAAGAATAATTTGTAACATCATATTACCTAAAATGTTTAAATTAAGGGTATGTTGTATTATAATTTAGAAAGAATGATTTTTAAAAATAAATATATAGGCAGGAGCAAATTATGAATAATAAAAAAGCTATTCTTATAGCAGGGTTTGGTACTACCCATATGGATGCTCTTAAAAATTCTATTCTTAGAGTTGTTTCTAAAGTTAAAGAAGAATTTAAAGAATATGATGTTTTTATGGCATTTACAGCACATAAAGTAATAAAGGTATTAAAAAATAAATATGATCTGAATATTTTAACTGTAGAGGAAGCAATTGAGGATCTTTTAAATAGAGGATATGAAGAGGCTATTGTTCAGCCCCTTCATATTATTCCAGGGGAAGAATTTGATTATATAAAAGGCGTATGTGATGTTAATAGATATCGATTTAAACGTCTTTTTTTAGGACGTCCAATTTTATATTATCAGGGTATTAATGAACTTCCTTCTGACTATTCTCTTTTTATAGATACTATAAAAAAAGAATTTGAAGGAGAAGAAAGCGTTATTTTATTTGGTCATGGAACTTTACATCCATCAAATTCTGCATATGGAATGCTTCAGACAGTTCTATTTTATAAAGGATATAATAATGTATACGCAACAACTGTTGAAGGCTATCCTTCTGTTTCTGATACTTTAAAACTATTTAAAGATAAAAAGATAAAAAAGACTAAACTCATACCTTTATTTTTAGTATGTGGTGATCATGCAAAAAATGATATGGTATTAAACGAAGATTCATTAAAAAATCGTCTTATAAATGCTGGCGTTGATGTTTCAGTTGATTTATCTGGGCTTGGCGAAAATGATGAATTTGTAAATCTTTATATAGAAAGAATAAAAGATACTATAAAAGGAAATTATCAAAATGTAGGTAAAACTAAAAAATTCGATTATAGTGATTATTTAATAGAGAAGTAGGGATATAATGGTTAAAAAATCTATTATTATTTCATCTGATGGGAGCAGTAAAGGCAAGACTACATTTACGCTTGGTCTTATGAAAGCATTAAAAGACAGAAATTTAGAAGTACAGGGTTATAAATCAGGACCTGATTACATTGACATAAAGTTTCATGAACATGTAACAGGAAGGATGTCTATAAATCTTGATTCATATTTAACATCAAAAGAGGGAGTTATTCAAAGCTTTTTAGATGGTGAAGGCGATGTTGGTGTTATTGAAGGTGCTATGGGACTTTATGATGGAATTTCGATATCTGCTAAAGCTTCTACTTATGAAGTATCTAAGATCCTTAATGATATGCCGATAATTCTTATTCTTTCTCCTAAAGGGCAGAGTCTTACAATATGTGCGCTTATAAATGGACTTATATCTTTTAAAAATGCCAATATTTGCGGAGTTGTACTAAATATGGTATCGTACAGATACTATCTTATTTTAAAAGAAGCGATTGAGAAAAACTGCAATGTAAAAGTATTCGGCTATATTAAAAAAGATGAAGATATTATGCTTAGTAGTAGGTATCTTGGTCTTGTCCAGAGCGATGAAGTTAGTGATATTGATGAAAAAGTAGAAAAAATATCATTATCTATTAGAGAAACAGTAGATATTGATGATATTTTAAATTCAATGAAAAGTTTTAAAAGAGAAAAGAAAATGCTTAATATAAAAAAGCGTGATATCAAAATAGCAGTAGCTTATGATAAGGCGTTTCAATTTTATTATGCAGAAAATATAAAGATTTTAGAAAAGTTTGGAAACGTAGTCTTTTTTAGTCCACTTGAAAGTAAGCATTTACCTGAAAATTGTGATTCCCTCTATCTTGGAGGAGGTTATCCTGAACTTTTTAAAGAAGAATTATCCCAAAATACTTCGCTTTTAGAAGATATAAATAAGAAACTTAATAATGGTCTTAGATGTTATGCTGAGTGCGGAGGCCTTATGTATCTTATGAAGTCAATTGAAGGCTATAAAATGGTAAACTTTTTTGATGGAGAGTGTTTTATGACAAAATCTCTTGTTAATTTTGGATACTGCAAAGTTTCTATAAATGAGAAATGTTTTAAAGAAAAATTCTTTTTAAATGCACATGAATTTCATAGATCAATAATAAAAAGTTCAATGGAAAATGTTTATACGGTTCAAAAAAAAGATTACGATGGAACTATAAAAGAATGGAAATGTGGATACCATAAGAAAAATACTCTTGGAGGATATGCACATATAAGTTTTTTATCTAATATAAAATTTTTAGAGTCACTTCTTTTTTTATAAAATATATTTTGGAGGGTAAAGATGGAGTATATTAAAAATCCTATGGAAATTGAAAAAAAGAGTTTTGAGATAATAGAGAGTGAACTTGGAGAAACTCATTTTAAAGGAGAGGAACTTCTTATTTTAAAGAGAGTTATTCATACAACAGCTGATTTTGATTATAAGAATATCCTTGAGATAAGTCCGAGTGCTATTGAAACTGCAAAAGAGCTTTTTAAAAAAGGGGCAAAAATATATACAGATACACATATGATTTTAAGCGGCATAAATAAAAAGGCTCTTTCAGCTACAGAAAGTAGTGCTTTTTGTTTTGTACGTGATAAAGATGTTGAACTTAATGCTAAGAAAAATAATATAACAAGATCTATGGCTGCAATAAAGAAGGCATCATCAATTAATGCTCAAATATATGCATTTGGAAATGCGCCTACAGCACTTTTTACGCTAAAAGAGATGATTAATAAAAATGAAGTTAAACCAAAACTTATAATAGCAGCTCCAGTTGGATTTGTAGGAGCTTCTAAAAGTAAGGAAGATATGGATAAACTTAATATCCCATATATAAGAATAAAGGGCAGAAAAGGAGGTAGTACAGTTACAGCTGCTATAATAAATGCGCTTATGTATATGGTATATAGGAGAGAATAAAAATGTTTGATATGTATATAAAAAGTGGTCTTAAAATGCTAAGATGCGGATATACAACAGGCTCCTGTGCTTCAGGGGCTTCTAAGGCAGCAGCCTTTATTCTTATGAATAAAAATACTAAGATAGATAATATTACAATTACTACTCCTGAAAATGTGAAGATAAATATGGATGTAACAATTGAAGAGATTAAAGAT
It includes:
- a CDS encoding IS3 family transposase (programmed frameshift), producing MVQHFEEEVKRKIVALHVEGRTIKSLVDEYKVSKASISNWVKQYRSECQTNQDLKSEYDYLTENKKLKKQLQEMQKENDFFKKSSGILCKGNRLMVYRFIDDNKQHFGVRWLLRRFSIYPNAYYNYKKARKQAYNDKKKSIYSTIEEIYHENNGVLGYRNMKIFLERKHIYLSCQIVHKYMNTDLKIYSIVRKKKPSYRHGKAYKKFPNLLNQDFAAAKINEKWCTDFTYITLANGQKRYNCSIVDLHDRSVVASLNGKEITSDLAIKTVKKAFAAQHITNNGNILLHSDQGTQFTSKEFVNFCKGNGITQSMSKAGYPYDNAPMERYFNTLKNELINLKYYHNDKELNSDIDNFAYVWYNHLRPHTFNNGLTPFEARYKKIRSKCYKNT
- a CDS encoding DUF4250 domain-containing protein; protein product: MDREKLLSMDPYMLLSLVNMKLRDEFINLKDLCSYYGIKNEDLKEKLKKVDYEYNEKNNQFV
- a CDS encoding helix-turn-helix transcriptional regulator, which produces MKNRVKELRKKANMTQQQLADLVFVSSRTIISLEKGQYNPSIMLAYKIACVFNTSIENLYCLKENLENEKDI
- a CDS encoding sirohydrochlorin cobaltochelatase, with the translated sequence MNNKKAILIAGFGTTHMDALKNSILRVVSKVKEEFKEYDVFMAFTAHKVIKVLKNKYDLNILTVEEAIEDLLNRGYEEAIVQPLHIIPGEEFDYIKGVCDVNRYRFKRLFLGRPILYYQGINELPSDYSLFIDTIKKEFEGEESVILFGHGTLHPSNSAYGMLQTVLFYKGYNNVYATTVEGYPSVSDTLKLFKDKKIKKTKLIPLFLVCGDHAKNDMVLNEDSLKNRLINAGVDVSVDLSGLGENDEFVNLYIERIKDTIKGNYQNVGKTKKFDYSDYLIEK
- a CDS encoding precorrin-8X methylmutase; the protein is MEYIKNPMEIEKKSFEIIESELGETHFKGEELLILKRVIHTTADFDYKNILEISPSAIETAKELFKKGAKIYTDTHMILSGINKKALSATESSAFCFVRDKDVELNAKKNNITRSMAAIKKASSINAQIYAFGNAPTALFTLKEMINKNEVKPKLIIAAPVGFVGASKSKEDMDKLNIPYIRIKGRKGGSTVTAAIINALMYMVYRRE
- a CDS encoding cobyrinate a,c-diamide synthase is translated as MVKKSIIISSDGSSKGKTTFTLGLMKALKDRNLEVQGYKSGPDYIDIKFHEHVTGRMSINLDSYLTSKEGVIQSFLDGEGDVGVIEGAMGLYDGISISAKASTYEVSKILNDMPIILILSPKGQSLTICALINGLISFKNANICGVVLNMVSYRYYLILKEAIEKNCNVKVFGYIKKDEDIMLSSRYLGLVQSDEVSDIDEKVEKISLSIRETVDIDDILNSMKSFKREKKMLNIKKRDIKIAVAYDKAFQFYYAENIKILEKFGNVVFFSPLESKHLPENCDSLYLGGGYPELFKEELSQNTSLLEDINKKLNNGLRCYAECGGLMYLMKSIEGYKMVNFFDGECFMTKSLVNFGYCKVSINEKCFKEKFFLNAHEFHRSIIKSSMENVYTVQKKDYDGTIKEWKCGYHKKNTLGGYAHISFLSNIKFLESLLFL